A genome region from Triticum aestivum cultivar Chinese Spring chromosome 2B, IWGSC CS RefSeq v2.1, whole genome shotgun sequence includes the following:
- the LOC123045005 gene encoding photosystem I reaction center subunit psaK, chloroplastic has product MASQLSAMTSVPQFHGLRSYSSPRSMATLPSLRKRSQGIRCDYIGSSTNIIMVTTTTLMLFAGRFGLAPSANRKATAGLKLEARESGLQTGDPAGFTLADTLACGSFGHILGVGIVLGLKNTGVLDQIIG; this is encoded by the exons ATGGCTTCCCAGCTCTCCGCCATGACCTCCGTGCCGCAGTTCCACGGCCTCAGGAGCTACTCCTCGCCCAGGTCCATGGCGACGCTGCCGTCCTTGAGGAAGAGGTCCCAGGGCATCCGCTGCGACTACATCGGCTCCTCCACCAATATC ATCATGGTGACCACGACGACCCTGATGCTGTTCGCCGGGCGGTTCGGGCTGGCGCCGTCGGCGAACAGGAAGGCGACGGCGGGGCTCAAGCTGGAGGCGCGCGAGTCCGGGCTGCAGACGGGCGACCCGGCCGGCTTCACTCTCGCCGACACGCTCGCATGCGGCTCCTTCGGCCACATCTTGGGCGTCGGCATCGTGCTCGGCCTCAAGAACACCGGCGTCCTCGACCAGATCATCGGCTAG